The following proteins are co-located in the Diaphorobacter sp. HDW4B genome:
- a CDS encoding rhodanese-like domain-containing protein has product MSTHFHHINAATARAWLNDQREIALLDVREAGEFGEGHPFFAIPAPYSRLEIDVPRLVPHRATRIVLIDSGDGTAERAASRLFTQGYSQLHVVKGGTHAWAASGFTLFKGVNLPSKTFGELVEHAFDTPRITAQELQARQHAGRPLVLVDGRTLAEHQKMTIPGASSLPNGELVRHWRAQVSDDFTPIIVHCAGRTRSIIGAEILRSIGIRNPVFALENGTQGWALAGLQLEHGSTRKATAASTAHHEDNAAAERLARSTGAQHLNVQQAQAWVDDASRTTFVLDIRSAEEIAAGTLQGATHAPGGQLLQATDQTIGVRNARVLLLDDEGVRAPVIAAWLWRLGHETATVEGGIHAALQLPSQASQPMERHATRIAPELLADWVASHGPRLLDMQSSTQYRKQHAAASQWTIRPWLHREAPPDDKPLLLIASDADIAELAAVDLHEAGNKHIAWAHIDDWIAAGLPTQTTPDQPSDKNSIDYLFFVHDRHEGNLDAARRYLEWETGLIAQCAPDELSVFRLSNTAHLEHATESA; this is encoded by the coding sequence ATGTCCACACATTTCCACCACATCAACGCCGCCACTGCACGCGCATGGCTCAACGATCAACGCGAGATCGCCCTTCTCGATGTGCGCGAGGCCGGTGAGTTTGGCGAAGGCCATCCCTTCTTTGCCATTCCCGCTCCCTACAGCCGACTGGAAATCGACGTGCCGCGCCTTGTTCCGCATCGCGCGACGCGCATTGTGTTGATCGACAGCGGAGACGGCACGGCAGAGCGCGCAGCCAGCAGGCTTTTCACGCAAGGCTACAGCCAGCTTCATGTGGTCAAAGGCGGCACCCACGCCTGGGCCGCGAGCGGGTTCACGCTGTTCAAGGGCGTCAACCTGCCATCCAAGACATTCGGAGAACTGGTCGAGCATGCATTCGACACGCCGCGCATCACGGCGCAGGAATTGCAGGCACGTCAGCACGCGGGACGCCCGTTGGTTCTGGTCGATGGACGCACGCTCGCCGAGCACCAGAAGATGACGATCCCCGGCGCAAGCTCCCTGCCCAATGGGGAACTGGTGCGGCACTGGCGCGCGCAGGTCAGTGATGATTTCACACCCATCATCGTGCACTGCGCGGGTCGCACACGCAGCATCATCGGCGCGGAAATCCTGCGCAGCATCGGCATCCGCAATCCCGTGTTCGCATTGGAAAATGGCACGCAAGGCTGGGCACTGGCAGGACTGCAACTCGAACATGGAAGCACGCGCAAAGCCACGGCCGCATCGACTGCTCATCATGAAGACAACGCCGCCGCCGAACGGCTCGCACGCAGCACGGGAGCACAGCATCTGAACGTACAGCAAGCGCAAGCGTGGGTCGACGATGCATCGCGCACAACGTTCGTTCTCGACATTCGAAGCGCGGAAGAAATCGCCGCCGGAACACTCCAGGGTGCCACACACGCGCCCGGCGGTCAACTGCTGCAAGCCACGGATCAGACCATCGGCGTGCGCAATGCGCGCGTTCTGCTGCTCGACGACGAAGGCGTGCGCGCGCCTGTGATTGCCGCATGGCTCTGGCGGCTGGGGCATGAAACGGCGACAGTGGAAGGCGGCATTCACGCGGCACTCCAACTGCCTTCGCAGGCATCGCAACCAATGGAACGACACGCCACACGCATCGCGCCCGAGCTGCTGGCCGATTGGGTCGCATCACACGGCCCTCGCCTTTTGGATATGCAATCCTCCACGCAATATCGCAAGCAACATGCAGCGGCTTCTCAATGGACGATTCGCCCATGGCTGCACCGCGAAGCACCGCCAGACGACAAGCCACTGCTGCTGATCGCAAGCGATGCAGACATCGCCGAACTGGCAGCCGTGGATCTGCACGAGGCAGGAAACAAGCACATTGCATGGGCTCACATCGACGACTGGATTGCAGCGGGCCTGCCCACGCAAACCACGCCCGACCAGCCCAGCGACAAGAACTCCATTGACTATCTTTTCTTCGTGCACGACCGCCACGAAGGCAATCTGGACGCCGCCCGCCGTTACCTTGAATGGGAAACCGGACTGATTGCGCAGTGTGCGCCCGACGAGTTGTCGGTCTTTCGTCTCTCGAACACCGCGCATCTGGAGCACGCAACGGAGTCCGCATAA
- the bluB gene encoding 5,6-dimethylbenzimidazole synthase — translation MSDLHYSSSPQFSETERTAVYRAINERRDMRHFAGGQVPEDVLLRLLRAAHHAPSVGMMQPWRFIRVQSRPMRERIHALIEQERQRTAEALGERKDEFMKLKVQGVLDAAEVLVITMPPGREAHVFGRRTLPEMDIASAACAVQNMWLAARAENLGLGWVSLFDPEALARLLQMPKGAHPLGVLCLGPVQAFYAEPMLQQEKWARRMPLQDMLMDEVWAQESSLDASALHTSK, via the coding sequence ATGTCCGATCTGCACTATTCCTCATCTCCCCAGTTCAGCGAAACCGAACGCACCGCCGTCTACCGCGCCATCAATGAGCGCCGCGACATGCGCCACTTTGCGGGTGGGCAGGTTCCCGAGGACGTGCTGCTGCGCCTGCTGCGCGCGGCGCACCATGCGCCCAGCGTCGGAATGATGCAGCCGTGGCGCTTCATCCGCGTGCAAAGCAGGCCCATGCGCGAGCGCATTCACGCGCTGATCGAGCAGGAACGCCAGCGCACCGCCGAGGCGCTGGGCGAGCGCAAGGATGAGTTCATGAAGCTCAAAGTGCAAGGCGTGCTTGACGCGGCCGAGGTGCTGGTGATCACCATGCCGCCGGGCCGCGAGGCGCATGTGTTCGGTCGCCGCACGCTGCCCGAGATGGACATCGCCAGCGCCGCCTGTGCCGTGCAGAACATGTGGCTGGCTGCGCGTGCCGAAAATCTGGGCCTTGGCTGGGTATCGCTGTTCGATCCCGAAGCACTCGCGCGACTGCTGCAGATGCCCAAAGGCGCGCATCCGCTGGGCGTGCTGTGCCTCGGACCCGTACAGGCGTTCTATGCCGAGCCCATGCTGCAGCAGGAAAAATGGGCGCGCCGCATGCCGCTGCAGGATATGTTGATGGATGAGGTCTGGGCGCAGGAAAGCAGTCTGGACGCATCGGCCCTTCACACATCCAAGTAA
- a CDS encoding DUF1398 family protein, which translates to MDADVITSLATATLDGSLPFPEIVGKLLSQGVEYYHVDYASNSFTFYSQAGATIHAGLVFEGLPGIATEWNLAALKAAIVDSQQHGQDFRQFCVRAKRAGVQGYFAFLRGRRVLYLGRAGDQHVEWFPGANAHEV; encoded by the coding sequence ATGGACGCAGATGTCATCACATCTTTGGCGACGGCTACGTTGGATGGCTCGCTGCCGTTTCCGGAGATCGTGGGAAAGCTCCTCTCGCAGGGCGTGGAGTACTACCACGTCGACTATGCCTCGAACTCGTTCACGTTCTACAGTCAGGCTGGCGCGACCATTCATGCGGGGCTTGTGTTCGAGGGGTTGCCGGGCATTGCGACCGAGTGGAATTTGGCAGCGTTGAAGGCAGCCATCGTGGACAGCCAGCAGCACGGGCAGGACTTCCGCCAGTTCTGTGTGCGCGCCAAGCGGGCTGGCGTTCAAGGGTATTTCGCTTTCCTGCGTGGCCGTCGCGTCCTGTATCTGGGCAGGGCTGGGGACCAGCATGTGGAATGGTTTCCCGGTGCAAACGCCCACGAGGTCTGA